From a region of the Candidatus Dormiibacterota bacterium genome:
- a CDS encoding DUF1579 domain-containing protein, whose protein sequence is MRKHAGLMCAAAAIALVVTSASAQTGKQPPQMTPEQKAEMEAYMKAGTPGAPHQTLASSAGNYDLKLRSWQAAGAPPMEETGTATRAITLDGRVLVEDVSSSMMGSPFTGHGMMGFDNVTGKYWSTWNDSMSTGLMVSEGTCDAQKSCTFIGHWNDPVKKTPVKARMTTRWTSPTVQVFEMYAPGKDGKEFKMMEITYTKK, encoded by the coding sequence ATGCGCAAGCACGCAGGATTGATGTGCGCCGCCGCCGCGATCGCCCTTGTGGTCACATCGGCGTCCGCTCAGACGGGAAAGCAACCGCCGCAGATGACTCCCGAGCAGAAGGCCGAGATGGAGGCCTACATGAAGGCCGGCACGCCGGGCGCCCCGCACCAGACGCTGGCCTCCTCGGCGGGGAACTACGATCTGAAGTTGAGGAGCTGGCAGGCGGCCGGGGCTCCCCCGATGGAGGAGACGGGGACGGCGACGCGCGCCATTACGCTCGACGGACGCGTGCTGGTCGAGGATGTCAGCTCGTCGATGATGGGCTCGCCCTTCACCGGTCACGGCATGATGGGCTTCGACAACGTGACCGGCAAGTACTGGTCCACGTGGAACGACAGCATGTCGACCGGCCTGATGGTGAGCGAAGGGACCTGCGATGCGCAGAAGAGCTGCACCTTCATCGGCCACTGGAACGATCCGGTCAAGAAGACCCCGGTCAAGGCGCGGATGACGACGCGGTGGACGAGCCCGACTGTCCAGGTCTTCGAAATGTATGCCCCGGGCAAGGACGGCAAGGAATTCAAGATGATGGAGATCACCTACACCAAGAAGTAG
- a CDS encoding peptide MFS transporter, which yields MMTGSGAAGSGAGWGGHPRGLSTLFFTEMWERFSYYGMRAFLILYMTAPLAAGGLGFDDMHAGSVYGTYTGSIWLATIGGGLVADRLLGAYRSVLVGGAIIALGHFTLAFRALPFFYLGLTLIVIGTGLLKPNATTLLGSLYRPDDARRDAGFSIFYMGINLGAFLGPIIAGALAQKVDWHLGFGCAGVGMTLGLVQYVAGRRRLRPEEGAAPAPRAPAASPQASEAKVATGTAGVRGVLGFTAVEWKRIGAVCVFFLFASLFWGAYEQAASTLNLFADRHVDRVVFGFTFPASWFVSIQGILVFMLAPVFAWIWSRLGTREPSTPMKFTLGLLLVGVSFVLLFPAGLKAGGPGGALVSPLWLVAAYFLQVCGEMCLSPVGNSVVTKLAPTRVVGLMMGVWFMSIAAGNKLAGWSAGLGASVPLPMLFGAIAAITLVAALILLALNGPIRRLMSGVR from the coding sequence ATGATGACCGGGAGCGGCGCTGCGGGATCGGGAGCAGGGTGGGGCGGACACCCGCGCGGCCTGTCGACGCTTTTCTTCACCGAGATGTGGGAGCGGTTCAGCTACTACGGAATGCGCGCCTTCCTCATCCTCTACATGACCGCTCCCCTGGCCGCCGGCGGACTCGGCTTCGACGACATGCATGCCGGCTCGGTATACGGCACCTACACGGGGAGCATCTGGCTCGCGACCATCGGCGGCGGGCTGGTCGCCGATCGCCTCCTGGGCGCATACCGCAGCGTCCTCGTCGGCGGCGCGATCATCGCACTGGGGCATTTCACCCTCGCCTTCCGGGCGCTGCCGTTCTTCTACCTCGGGCTGACGCTCATCGTGATCGGCACCGGTCTTCTGAAGCCGAACGCCACCACGCTGCTGGGATCGCTCTATCGTCCGGACGACGCGCGGCGCGACGCCGGCTTCTCGATCTTCTACATGGGGATCAACCTCGGCGCCTTCCTCGGGCCGATCATCGCGGGGGCGCTGGCGCAGAAGGTGGACTGGCACCTCGGCTTCGGATGCGCCGGAGTGGGGATGACGCTCGGGCTGGTGCAGTACGTCGCCGGCCGCCGCCGGCTGAGGCCTGAGGAGGGGGCCGCCCCGGCGCCCCGCGCGCCTGCGGCCTCACCCCAGGCGTCCGAAGCGAAGGTGGCGACCGGGACCGCTGGTGTGAGAGGCGTTCTCGGGTTCACCGCCGTCGAATGGAAGCGCATCGGTGCGGTGTGCGTGTTCTTCCTGTTCGCCTCCCTTTTCTGGGGAGCCTACGAGCAGGCCGCCTCGACCCTCAACTTGTTCGCCGACCGGCACGTCGATCGGGTCGTCTTCGGCTTCACCTTCCCGGCCAGCTGGTTCGTGTCGATCCAAGGGATATTGGTCTTCATGCTTGCGCCGGTGTTCGCCTGGATCTGGTCGCGCCTCGGGACGAGAGAGCCTTCGACGCCGATGAAATTCACTCTGGGGCTCTTGCTCGTCGGGGTGTCGTTCGTGTTGCTGTTCCCGGCCGGCCTGAAGGCCGGCGGGCCCGGGGGAGCGCTGGTGAGCCCGCTGTGGCTCGTCGCCGCCTATTTCCTGCAGGTGTGCGGAGAAATGTGCCTGAGCCCGGTCGGCAACAGCGTGGTCACCAAGCTCGCTCCCACGCGCGTCGTGGGCCTGATGATGGGTGTCTGGTTCATGTCGATCGCCGCCGGGAACAAGCTGGCGGGCTGGTCCGCCGGTCTCGGCGCCTCGGTCCCGCTTCCCATGCTGTTCGGCGCGATCGCCGCCATCACTCTGGTCGCGGCCTTGATCCTCCTGGCGCTGAATGGACCGATCAGACGCCTGATGAGCGGCGTCCGCTAG
- a CDS encoding ATP-dependent DNA helicase RecQ — MLTGDATGGNPLLQALQERFGFERFRPGQQDAAAAVLEGRDLVAVMPTGSGKSLCFQLPALLLEGTTVVVSPLIALMKDQVDGLRARGIAAAGIHSGLGAAERAAAESDLAAGRLRLVYMAPERLASGAFRAVLARLRIARLVVDEAHCISQWGHDFRPDYGRLGGLRGELGVPAAAFTATATPDVRADIARQLGLSDPLEMVTGFERPNLTLAVEACRSRADKASVLERLLRDVGPPGIIYAATRKNVEIWAEYLEKRGLRAGRYHAGLADAERTRVQDDFFAGHLDAIAATNAFGMGVDKKDLRFVAHADVPGSLEAYYQEVGRAGRDGLPSRGVLLFGPADVRTQEFFLAGSNPPEAVFRQVWRLLGEVEDDAAIEDSAAAGDAALGMAASTAARLLRRAAESRGLPLGEGEPPIDFAAQADKSVRDRTRLDTMLRYAFGRGCRTRFIYDYFAGAGRRGAIPGCGTCDVCLGWRRVEGRRLDDREFERVRIALSAVARLQGRFGVERVAQVLVGSGSREVLDRRLDRIPTYGRLRDQTIDEVKALLETLVDASLLERRGIEGGRPGAFVLGVTEEGAAVMRAEHRPLLALPGDKPAPPPRPARSRRTREVSMAGQDATPRPGPDGELLRRLKTWRSAEAKRRGVPAFVIFHDTTLEELAALRPSDRGRLRSVRGIGPAKIEQYGDDLLLILTPRSPEG; from the coding sequence ATGCTCACTGGCGACGCGACCGGAGGGAATCCACTCCTCCAGGCGCTCCAGGAACGGTTTGGCTTCGAGCGGTTCCGGCCGGGGCAGCAGGACGCGGCCGCCGCCGTCCTCGAGGGGCGGGATCTGGTGGCCGTGATGCCGACCGGGTCGGGCAAGTCGCTCTGCTTCCAGCTGCCCGCCCTGCTGCTCGAGGGGACGACGGTCGTGGTATCCCCCCTCATCGCGCTCATGAAGGACCAGGTCGACGGTTTGCGGGCGCGCGGCATCGCCGCGGCGGGGATCCACTCCGGCCTCGGGGCGGCCGAGCGGGCCGCGGCGGAGTCCGATCTCGCCGCCGGACGGCTGCGTCTCGTCTACATGGCACCGGAGCGCCTGGCGAGCGGGGCGTTCCGGGCGGTCCTGGCGCGCCTGCGGATCGCTCGCCTGGTGGTGGACGAAGCGCACTGCATCAGCCAGTGGGGGCACGATTTCCGGCCGGACTACGGCCGTCTCGGCGGCCTCAGGGGAGAGCTCGGAGTCCCGGCTGCGGCGTTCACGGCCACGGCGACGCCGGACGTGCGCGCCGACATCGCGCGGCAGCTCGGCCTGTCGGACCCGCTGGAGATGGTGACGGGGTTCGAGCGTCCGAATCTGACGCTGGCGGTCGAGGCGTGCCGGTCGCGCGCCGACAAGGCGTCGGTCCTCGAGCGTCTGCTGCGCGACGTCGGGCCACCGGGCATCATCTACGCGGCGACACGGAAGAACGTCGAGATCTGGGCCGAGTATCTCGAGAAGCGGGGGCTGCGCGCCGGCCGGTACCACGCCGGGCTCGCCGACGCCGAGCGGACGCGGGTGCAGGACGACTTTTTCGCCGGACACCTCGACGCCATCGCCGCCACCAACGCGTTCGGGATGGGTGTCGACAAGAAGGACCTGCGCTTCGTGGCCCATGCCGACGTGCCCGGGAGTCTCGAGGCGTACTACCAGGAAGTGGGCCGCGCCGGGCGGGACGGCCTCCCGTCGCGCGGTGTGCTGCTGTTCGGGCCGGCCGACGTGCGGACGCAGGAATTCTTCCTGGCAGGGTCCAATCCACCGGAGGCGGTGTTCCGGCAGGTGTGGAGACTCCTGGGGGAGGTGGAGGACGACGCGGCGATCGAGGATTCGGCCGCGGCGGGAGACGCCGCGCTGGGTATGGCCGCGTCGACCGCGGCGCGTCTCCTGCGCCGGGCGGCGGAGAGCCGCGGGCTGCCGCTCGGGGAGGGCGAGCCGCCGATCGATTTCGCGGCCCAGGCCGACAAGTCGGTGCGTGACCGGACGCGGCTCGACACCATGCTCCGCTATGCCTTCGGACGGGGCTGCCGGACGCGCTTCATCTACGACTACTTCGCGGGCGCGGGGCGCCGCGGGGCGATTCCCGGCTGCGGGACGTGCGACGTCTGCCTCGGCTGGCGGCGCGTCGAGGGGCGCAGACTCGACGACCGGGAGTTCGAGCGCGTCCGCATCGCCCTCTCGGCGGTGGCCCGGCTCCAGGGCCGGTTCGGAGTGGAGCGGGTCGCCCAGGTCCTCGTCGGCAGCGGCAGCCGCGAGGTGCTCGATCGTCGTCTCGATCGGATTCCGACGTACGGCAGGCTCCGGGATCAGACGATCGACGAGGTCAAGGCGCTCCTGGAGACGCTCGTGGACGCGTCGCTCCTGGAGCGTCGCGGCATCGAGGGCGGGCGTCCCGGGGCGTTCGTCCTGGGGGTCACGGAGGAGGGGGCGGCCGTCATGCGGGCGGAGCACCGGCCGCTTCTCGCCCTTCCAGGGGACAAGCCGGCGCCGCCGCCTCGCCCCGCCCGGAGTCGGCGCACCCGGGAGGTGTCCATGGCGGGACAGGACGCGACGCCCCGGCCGGGGCCCGACGGCGAGCTCCTGCGGCGCCTGAAGACCTGGCGCTCGGCCGAAGCGAAGCGCCGCGGTGTTCCCGCATTCGTCATCTTCCACGACACGACCCTGGAGGAGCTGGCTGCGCTCAGACCCTCCGACCGCGGGCGTCTCCGGTCGGTGCGGGGAATCGGGCCGGCGAAGATCGAGCAGTATGGCGACGACCTGCTTCTGATCCTGACGCCGCGCTCACCAGAGGGCTGA